One genomic window of Halolamina sediminis includes the following:
- a CDS encoding CoxG family protein yields the protein MTVRVERTFTFDAPAEQVWEFIADPAKRAEAISVVESYEVADDAGREATWHVSLPIPGVGATVAIETEDVERDPPNRVKFVGKSTALRVTGTHTIESDGGTTTLHNEFVVDGRLPGVERFFKKNFESELDNLEAALREELGLKP from the coding sequence ATGACCGTCCGTGTCGAACGGACCTTCACGTTCGACGCCCCGGCCGAGCAGGTGTGGGAGTTCATCGCGGACCCCGCCAAGCGCGCCGAGGCGATCAGCGTCGTCGAATCGTACGAAGTCGCCGACGATGCGGGCCGGGAGGCGACGTGGCACGTCAGCCTCCCGATCCCGGGCGTGGGGGCGACCGTCGCGATCGAGACCGAGGACGTCGAGCGCGACCCGCCGAACCGCGTCAAGTTCGTCGGCAAGTCCACGGCGCTGCGGGTGACCGGCACCCACACCATCGAGTCCGACGGCGGGACGACGACGCTGCACAACGAGTTCGTCGTCGATGGCCGGCTCCCCGGCGTCGAGCGCTTCTTCAAGAAGAACTTCGAGTCGGAACTTGACAACCTCGAGGCCGCGCTGCGGGAGGAGCTCGGGCTCAAACCATGA
- a CDS encoding DUF7123 family protein, whose amino-acid sequence MTDYTEEEARIVAYLRHSVSSGDRYFRAKNIAESIGLSAKQVGSRLPTLAEKSDDVEIEKWGRSKSTTWRVEPQG is encoded by the coding sequence ATGACCGACTACACCGAGGAGGAGGCACGCATCGTCGCGTACCTACGTCACAGCGTCTCCTCTGGGGATCGGTACTTCCGGGCCAAGAACATCGCCGAGTCGATCGGGCTCTCGGCCAAGCAGGTCGGCAGCCGCCTGCCGACGCTGGCGGAGAAGTCAGACGACGTGGAGATCGAGAAGTGGGGACGCTCGAAGTCCACGACGTGGCGAGTCGAGCCCCAGGGGTAG
- a CDS encoding DUF7525 family protein, giving the protein MAHDTSSDLGLGIGVTLSVVALLAAAWLALVDPSATFDSGMHAAAVPFAIAMTVGVAAVAAIHLFWGE; this is encoded by the coding sequence ATGGCACACGACACTTCGTCCGATCTGGGTCTCGGGATCGGCGTCACCCTCTCCGTGGTCGCACTGCTGGCCGCGGCGTGGTTGGCGTTGGTCGACCCGAGCGCGACGTTCGACAGCGGGATGCACGCCGCGGCGGTCCCGTTCGCGATCGCGATGACCGTCGGCGTCGCCGCCGTCGCCGCGATCCACCTCTTCTGGGGAGAGTAG
- a CDS encoding NUDIX hydrolase, with the protein METTRHFTATVYIVNDGAAVLHYHPKLEIHIPPGGHVDRDELPHEAGLRETREETGLEPTLLDETEPVGAPAGRTLPTPREQLLYDIDTDGDDVFHQHVDHVYFATVPSREIDPAPGEAGADAWAWYDRDDLEESHVDADTQALALRAIEAAEET; encoded by the coding sequence ATGGAGACGACGCGCCACTTCACGGCCACCGTCTACATAGTCAACGACGGCGCCGCGGTCCTGCATTACCACCCGAAACTGGAGATCCACATCCCCCCGGGCGGGCACGTCGACCGCGACGAACTGCCCCACGAGGCCGGCCTGCGCGAGACGCGCGAGGAGACCGGCCTCGAACCGACGCTGCTCGACGAAACCGAGCCCGTGGGCGCGCCCGCGGGGCGGACCCTCCCCACCCCGCGGGAGCAGCTGCTGTACGACATCGACACCGACGGCGACGACGTGTTCCACCAGCACGTCGATCACGTCTACTTCGCGACGGTCCCGAGCCGGGAGATCGACCCCGCGCCCGGCGAGGCCGGCGCCGACGCGTGGGCGTGGTACGACCGCGACGACCTCGAAGAGAGCCACGTCGACGCCGACACGCAGGCACTCGCGCTGCGGGCGATCGAGGCCGCCGAGGAGACGTAG
- a CDS encoding asparagine synthase-related protein, whose amino-acid sequence MTEPPHGADASTARDAIESGDPLPGTGGFAGEVDGRLVRDVLGREPLYLDAASDGRDWRFEPTDLAEPELLDAGTVVEPDGARREVWSLPNPAPETDHEAAVDAVRDAVLTSVREPNSDGLAVAFSGGVDSAVVAAGAPEAPCYVAGFADAESHDVDAAREAAAAMDRDLHVVAFDHDDIERAVPEIVRATGRSNAMDVGIALPLYFVAERAAADGFDRLAVGQGADELFGGYRKVVDPAEDHRVDANTVRGATREVIRSLPDQLPRDVLTLRAAGVEPVAPLLHDRVVDAALGLPAELLATDEERKIALRRAVDGVVPDDVRGAEKKAVQYGTYAARELDRLARQAGFKKRMDDHVGQYIDALVAGEV is encoded by the coding sequence ATGACTGAACCGCCCCACGGCGCCGACGCCTCGACCGCCCGTGATGCGATCGAGTCCGGCGATCCCCTCCCCGGAACGGGCGGCTTCGCCGGCGAGGTCGACGGTCGGCTCGTCCGGGACGTGCTCGGCCGCGAACCGCTCTACCTCGACGCCGCGAGCGACGGCCGGGACTGGCGCTTCGAGCCGACCGACCTCGCCGAGCCCGAACTCCTCGACGCCGGCACGGTCGTCGAACCGGACGGCGCCCGACGGGAGGTGTGGTCGCTGCCGAACCCGGCGCCCGAGACGGACCACGAGGCCGCCGTCGACGCCGTCCGCGATGCCGTGCTCACGAGCGTCCGCGAACCGAATTCCGACGGGCTCGCGGTCGCGTTCTCCGGCGGTGTGGACTCAGCGGTCGTCGCCGCGGGGGCACCCGAGGCGCCCTGCTACGTCGCCGGCTTCGCGGATGCCGAGTCCCACGACGTTGACGCGGCGCGCGAGGCCGCCGCCGCGATGGATCGCGACCTCCACGTGGTCGCGTTCGATCACGACGATATCGAGCGTGCAGTCCCGGAGATCGTCCGCGCGACTGGGCGCTCGAACGCGATGGACGTGGGGATCGCCCTGCCGCTGTACTTCGTCGCCGAGCGGGCCGCCGCGGACGGGTTCGACCGGCTCGCGGTCGGACAGGGCGCCGACGAGCTGTTCGGCGGCTACCGGAAGGTGGTCGATCCCGCCGAGGACCACCGCGTCGACGCCAACACGGTTCGTGGTGCGACGCGGGAAGTGATCCGGAGCCTCCCCGACCAGCTCCCGCGGGACGTGCTGACGCTGCGGGCCGCCGGCGTCGAGCCGGTCGCGCCGCTGCTCCACGATCGCGTCGTCGACGCCGCGCTGGGACTCCCCGCGGAGCTGCTCGCGACCGACGAGGAGCGGAAGATCGCACTCCGTCGGGCGGTCGATGGCGTGGTCCCGGACGACGTTCGCGGGGCCGAGAAGAAGGCGGTCCAGTACGGAACCTACGCCGCACGGGAGTTGGACCGGCTGGCTCGACAGGCGGGGTTCAAAAAACGGATGGACGATCACGTCGGGCAGTACATCGACGCGCTGGTCGCTGGCGAGGTGTAG
- a CDS encoding PHP domain-containing protein has product MLSAELHCHSELSHDGRDPVDLLVEQAAAVGLDVIAVTDHDEIDASHEAAALAEEYGLVGIVGMEVTSAAGHVLALGIEESIPSGLDYDETLDRIHEQGGIAIVPHPFQSSRHGVAAHISDDQLASADAIEVYNSRLLTGRSNRQAERFATAHDVPKTAGSDAHISEMVGQAITEIGVDERNVDAILQAIQQGRTSVVGQKTPWRISFRQAAGGVKRRVQRGVRELFR; this is encoded by the coding sequence GTGCTTTCGGCCGAGCTGCACTGTCACTCCGAGCTCTCCCACGACGGTCGGGATCCGGTGGATCTGTTGGTCGAACAGGCCGCGGCCGTCGGGCTCGACGTCATCGCTGTCACCGACCACGACGAGATCGACGCCAGCCACGAGGCTGCCGCGCTGGCCGAGGAGTACGGACTCGTCGGCATCGTCGGGATGGAGGTCACCTCCGCGGCCGGCCACGTGCTCGCGCTGGGGATCGAGGAGTCGATCCCCTCGGGGCTCGACTACGACGAGACGCTCGATCGCATCCACGAGCAGGGCGGCATCGCCATCGTCCCCCACCCCTTCCAGAGCTCGCGACACGGCGTCGCCGCCCACATCAGCGACGACCAGCTCGCGAGCGCCGACGCGATCGAGGTGTACAACTCCCGGCTGCTCACGGGCCGATCGAACCGACAGGCCGAGCGGTTCGCAACCGCCCACGACGTGCCCAAGACCGCCGGGAGCGACGCCCACATCTCGGAGATGGTCGGGCAAGCGATCACGGAGATCGGCGTCGACGAGCGGAACGTCGACGCGATCCTGCAGGCGATCCAGCAGGGCCGGACCAGCGTCGTCGGCCAGAAGACGCCGTGGCGGATCTCGTTCCGGCAGGCGGCCGGCGGCGTGAAACGCCGGGTCCAGCGCGGCGTGCGCGAACTGTTCCGATGA
- a CDS encoding ZIP family metal transporter: MQLGGNLAFVFLAGLVTDLATGLGALPFFYTDEISDRWNVALWGLASGIMVSASLFGLFNEGLAYSTGLPLLLVGGIVAGAVLVEISDRALDRIDVGGHDGEPVGTDGGDDGHDERVLSAEAFATRDLKKLTLILGILTIHSFPEGVAVGVSFAELGLEGGVPVFGFSVPVLAVFMTVAISIHNVPEGTAIAIPMRAMGLSNWRMVGAAVFSSFPQPVGAVIAFVFVRWAQSFLPFGFGFAAGAMVYLVATEFVPEALETGAELPGGGRRVLVVGFAAGVAVMLPLLFV; encoded by the coding sequence ATGCAACTGGGAGGGAACCTCGCGTTCGTGTTCCTCGCCGGCCTCGTCACGGATCTGGCGACCGGGCTCGGCGCGTTGCCGTTCTTCTACACCGACGAGATCAGCGATCGCTGGAACGTCGCGCTGTGGGGGCTCGCGTCGGGGATCATGGTGTCGGCGTCGCTGTTCGGCCTGTTCAACGAGGGGTTGGCCTACTCTACGGGGCTGCCGCTCCTGCTCGTCGGCGGCATCGTCGCGGGCGCGGTGTTGGTGGAGATCTCGGATCGTGCCCTCGACAGGATCGACGTTGGCGGGCACGACGGCGAGCCCGTCGGGACCGACGGCGGCGACGACGGCCACGACGAGCGCGTGCTCAGTGCCGAGGCGTTCGCGACCCGCGATCTCAAGAAGCTCACGCTCATCCTCGGCATCCTCACGATCCACAGCTTCCCGGAGGGCGTCGCCGTCGGCGTCTCCTTCGCGGAGTTGGGGCTGGAGGGGGGCGTCCCGGTTTTCGGCTTCTCGGTCCCCGTGCTCGCGGTGTTCATGACCGTCGCTATCTCCATCCACAACGTCCCCGAGGGGACGGCGATCGCGATCCCGATGCGGGCGATGGGGCTCTCGAACTGGCGGATGGTGGGGGCGGCGGTGTTCTCGAGCTTCCCCCAGCCGGTCGGCGCGGTGATCGCGTTCGTGTTCGTGCGCTGGGCGCAGTCGTTCCTCCCGTTCGGCTTCGGGTTCGCCGCGGGCGCGATGGTGTACCTCGTCGCGACGGAGTTCGTCCCCGAGGCACTGGAAACCGGCGCGGAGCTCCCCGGCGGCGGCCGTCGAGTACTGGTCGTGGGGTTCGCTGCCGGCGTGGCGGTGATGCTGCCGCTGCTGTTCGTCTGA
- the purL gene encoding phosphoribosylformylglycinamidine synthase subunit PurL — protein sequence MPLADADHDLVVDELGREPTRAEEHLFENLWSEHCAYRSSRMLLSAFDSEGEYVEIGPGDDAAVVQVPDTDTLLTFGIESHNHPSYVDPYDGAATGIGGIVRDTLSMGAYPIALADSLYFGPFDREHSRYLLDGVVEGIADYGNAIGVPTVAGSVAFEAGHVGNPLVNVACVGKTTPERLVTAEAQEAGNRLVLLGNATGRDGLGGASFASEDLDEDAETEDRPAVQVGDPYSEKLLIECNEALVDEGLIEAARDLGAAGLGGASSELVAKGGFGAEIDLNAVHTREPGMNATEILLAESQERMCYEVKPENVERVREIAERFDLGCSDIGEITEGNYVCRFDSEAQRASEDPSGEHSDPRGGETVVDADADYLAEGAPLNDLEREPPTAPDRDLPEFDLAEAVEAVVADPTAASKEWVYRQYDHEVGLRTAVEPGDDAAVLALHDAGEEDEEHAIALSSGANPHWTDCDPEAGARAVAVENVTNLAATGATPLAAVDCLNGGNPEDPETYERFASAVAGLADACADLSVPVVGGNVSLYNDSESGPIAPTPTLAVLGTKSGYDAPPTTVAGEGKLLLVEPAEYAAGSGIGSDDPHALGGSLLLSQFGGSDRFPALPADPGALVDALVRVADLDSTLATHDASDGGLAVTLAEMVTDDAGVAAELDDAAALFSETPGRVVVETTDADALREALGDDAAVTELGTATENGSLSLSLGDASVEYGSEEIRDLRDVLARELA from the coding sequence ATGCCTCTCGCGGATGCGGACCACGACCTCGTCGTCGACGAACTCGGCCGCGAGCCCACGCGGGCCGAAGAGCACCTGTTCGAGAACCTCTGGAGCGAACACTGCGCGTACCGATCCTCGCGCATGCTGCTCTCGGCGTTCGATAGCGAGGGCGAGTACGTCGAGATCGGCCCCGGCGACGACGCCGCGGTCGTCCAGGTCCCCGACACCGACACGCTGCTCACGTTCGGTATCGAGAGCCACAACCACCCCAGCTACGTCGACCCGTACGACGGCGCGGCGACCGGGATCGGCGGCATCGTCCGGGATACGCTCTCGATGGGCGCCTACCCCATCGCGCTCGCGGACTCGCTGTACTTCGGCCCGTTCGACCGCGAACACTCCCGCTACCTGCTCGACGGCGTCGTCGAGGGGATCGCCGACTACGGCAACGCGATCGGCGTCCCGACCGTCGCGGGCAGCGTCGCGTTCGAGGCGGGTCACGTCGGGAACCCCCTCGTCAACGTCGCCTGTGTCGGGAAGACGACACCCGAGCGACTCGTGACCGCCGAGGCCCAGGAGGCCGGTAATCGTCTCGTCCTCCTCGGAAACGCCACGGGACGGGACGGGCTCGGCGGCGCCTCCTTCGCGAGCGAGGACTTAGACGAGGACGCCGAGACCGAGGACCGCCCCGCCGTGCAGGTCGGCGACCCCTACTCGGAGAAGCTCCTGATCGAGTGCAACGAGGCGCTCGTCGACGAGGGCCTGATCGAGGCCGCGCGGGACCTCGGCGCCGCGGGGCTCGGTGGTGCCTCCTCCGAACTCGTCGCAAAAGGTGGATTCGGCGCGGAGATCGACCTGAATGCGGTTCACACCCGCGAGCCGGGCATGAACGCGACGGAGATCCTGCTCGCGGAATCCCAGGAGCGAATGTGCTACGAGGTGAAACCGGAGAACGTCGAGCGCGTCCGGGAGATTGCCGAGCGTTTCGACCTCGGCTGCTCGGACATCGGCGAGATCACCGAGGGGAACTACGTCTGCCGGTTCGACAGCGAGGCGCAACGCGCCTCGGAGGACCCGAGCGGGGAGCACAGCGACCCGCGAGGCGGCGAGACGGTCGTCGACGCCGACGCCGACTACCTCGCGGAGGGCGCGCCGCTGAACGACCTCGAACGCGAGCCACCCACCGCCCCGGATCGCGACTTACCCGAGTTCGACCTCGCCGAAGCGGTCGAGGCGGTCGTCGCGGACCCCACCGCCGCGAGCAAGGAGTGGGTGTACCGCCAGTACGACCACGAGGTCGGCCTGCGAACCGCAGTCGAACCGGGCGACGACGCCGCCGTGCTCGCGCTCCACGACGCCGGCGAGGAAGACGAGGAACACGCCATCGCGCTCTCGTCGGGCGCGAACCCCCACTGGACCGACTGCGACCCCGAGGCCGGCGCCCGCGCGGTCGCGGTTGAGAACGTGACCAACCTCGCGGCGACGGGAGCGACGCCCCTCGCCGCGGTCGACTGCCTCAACGGCGGCAACCCCGAGGACCCCGAGACGTACGAGAGGTTCGCGTCGGCGGTCGCGGGGCTGGCCGACGCCTGCGCCGACCTCTCGGTGCCGGTCGTCGGCGGCAACGTCTCGCTGTACAACGACTCCGAGAGCGGTCCCATCGCGCCGACGCCGACGCTGGCTGTTCTCGGAACGAAATCGGGGTACGACGCGCCGCCGACGACCGTCGCCGGCGAGGGGAAGCTTCTGCTCGTCGAGCCCGCCGAGTACGCCGCGGGCTCCGGGATCGGTAGCGACGACCCTCACGCGCTTGGCGGCTCGCTCCTCCTCTCGCAGTTCGGGGGCTCGGACCGCTTCCCCGCGCTCCCTGCGGACCCAGGCGCACTCGTGGACGCGCTCGTTCGCGTCGCGGATCTCGACTCCACGCTCGCGACCCACGACGCCAGCGACGGCGGGCTCGCAGTGACGCTCGCGGAGATGGTCACCGACGACGCGGGCGTCGCGGCCGAACTCGACGACGCGGCGGCGCTGTTCAGCGAGACGCCGGGCCGCGTCGTGGTCGAGACGACTGACGCCGACGCGCTCCGCGAAGCGCTCGGCGACGACGCCGCGGTGACGGAACTGGGCACCGCGACTGAGAACGGATCGCTGTCGCTCTCGCTCGGCGATGCGTCGGTCGAGTACGGGAGCGAGGAGATCCGCGACCTGCGCGACGTGTTGGCCCGGGAGCTGGCGTAG
- a CDS encoding enolase produces MTDSHVPAEYRAIGELPLTVESVGYEQFEQDTSSGFTRVTTVFELRGDGATGRGEDVTYDTEDHERLASALDASDFPLPTGSFTFEEFSTALGATDLFPGNGPEREDSLDYRRWAVESATLDLALRQNDTSLPDLLDREHHPVRFVASTRLGEPPSADRVDEVRSRNPRIGFKLDPTPEWSDELIDDLRARDAVRVVDLKGHYAGTDVDTEADPEFYRRIVEGFPDAVVEDPLVTEATRPVFEGEEGRVSWDSPIHGMDDVRALPWEPSWLNVKPSRFGTVESLLRTVRWALDNGVTLYGGGQFELSVGRGQAQEIASLFYPDGPNDLAPSVYNEASLPPELPRSPIAVPARGSHEGFGF; encoded by the coding sequence ATGACCGACAGTCACGTTCCAGCCGAGTACCGCGCGATCGGGGAGCTCCCGCTGACGGTCGAAAGCGTCGGCTACGAGCAGTTCGAGCAGGACACCTCCTCCGGGTTCACCCGTGTCACGACCGTGTTCGAACTCCGCGGCGACGGCGCGACTGGCCGCGGCGAAGACGTGACGTACGACACGGAAGACCACGAGCGCCTCGCGAGCGCGCTCGACGCCAGCGATTTCCCGCTCCCGACTGGCTCGTTCACGTTCGAGGAGTTCTCGACGGCGCTCGGGGCGACCGACCTGTTCCCCGGCAACGGGCCCGAGCGCGAGGACTCGCTCGACTATCGGCGCTGGGCGGTCGAATCCGCAACGCTGGATCTCGCGCTCCGACAGAACGATACGAGCCTCCCCGACCTACTCGACCGCGAGCACCACCCAGTTCGGTTCGTCGCGAGCACGCGCTTGGGCGAACCGCCGAGCGCCGACCGCGTCGACGAGGTGCGGTCGCGCAACCCCCGAATCGGGTTCAAACTCGATCCCACCCCCGAGTGGAGCGACGAACTGATCGACGATCTGCGGGCTCGCGACGCCGTCCGCGTCGTCGACCTGAAGGGCCACTACGCGGGGACAGACGTGGACACCGAGGCCGACCCCGAGTTCTACCGCCGGATCGTCGAGGGGTTCCCCGACGCTGTCGTCGAAGATCCCCTCGTAACCGAGGCCACGCGGCCGGTGTTCGAGGGCGAGGAGGGGCGGGTCTCGTGGGACAGCCCGATCCACGGGATGGACGACGTGCGCGCGCTCCCCTGGGAGCCGTCGTGGCTCAACGTCAAACCCTCCCGCTTCGGCACCGTCGAGTCGCTGCTCCGAACCGTGCGCTGGGCGCTCGACAACGGCGTGACGCTGTACGGCGGCGGGCAGTTCGAGCTCTCGGTCGGCCGCGGGCAGGCACAGGAGATCGCGTCGCTGTTCTACCCCGACGGACCGAACGATCTCGCGCCCAGCGTCTACAACGAGGCGTCGCTCCCGCCCGAACTCCCGCGGAGCCCGATCGCCGTGCCCGCTCGCGGGAGCCACGAAGGGTTCGGGTTCTGA
- a CDS encoding DUF7550 family protein yields the protein MDDHDHDDGDEGRVTAPMQEFTTGEAGIGTAVLVVGLVLTFGLALGLVGF from the coding sequence ATGGACGACCACGATCACGACGACGGCGACGAGGGACGCGTGACTGCGCCGATGCAGGAGTTCACGACCGGGGAGGCCGGGATCGGCACCGCGGTGCTCGTCGTCGGCCTCGTGCTGACGTTCGGGCTGGCGCTGGGGCTGGTCGGGTTCTGA
- a CDS encoding AAA family ATPase has protein sequence MSDSLRLTVRAAEKRDAGRGIARLPEAARQQLGLLSGDTVLIEGERETVAKLWPARGDVPDGVIRIDADSRANAGVKVGDTVSVAAADLPEAESVTLRAPAALGEVDVDRESIERLVSEDVRNRPVAPGDRLRLERLSEIAFTVDEADPDGRVRVTDDTAVRLVIEGEAVESGHSGEVGQSKGVGGVSTTGVDQTSDSTSEDAAGGAVDVTGSGGTSTGVSYEDIGGLDEELDLVRETVELPLSNPELFARLGIDPPKGVLLHGPPGTGKTLIAKAVANEVDATFISISGPEIMSKYKGESEERVREVFEAAQADAPAIVFFDEIDSVAPKREDGGDVESRVVGQLLSLMDGLNARGEVVVIGATNRVDEIDPALRRGGRFDREIEIGVPGEAGRREVLEVHTRNMPLADDVRVDRLAERTHGFTGADLASVAKEAAMSSLRRARREGTETADSEPETAVAAADLTVTRSDFESALAAVEPSAMREYVAESPEVGFDDVGGQDDAKETLERAVAWPLSYGPLFDAVEASPPTGVLLHGPPGTGKTLLARAIAGESGVNFLQVAGPELLDRYVGESEKAVRELFERARQAAPAVVFFDEIDAIATARGGGSDSEVGERVVSQLLTELDRAAENPNLVVLAATNRKDALDPALLRPGRFESHVHVPAPGEDARRAILDVHVEGKPLDDDVDLDAIAASMAGYTGADVAAVVREATLLAVEDVTDRYAGEEANDHADEIRLTGSHFERALDTVAPSI, from the coding sequence ATGAGCGACTCCCTCCGCCTGACGGTCCGCGCCGCCGAGAAACGCGACGCGGGCCGCGGCATCGCGCGGCTCCCCGAGGCCGCCAGACAGCAGTTGGGGCTGCTCTCGGGCGACACCGTCCTGATCGAGGGCGAGCGCGAAACCGTCGCGAAGCTCTGGCCCGCCCGTGGCGACGTCCCGGACGGCGTGATCCGCATCGACGCCGACAGCCGCGCTAACGCCGGCGTGAAAGTCGGCGACACCGTCAGCGTCGCCGCCGCCGACCTGCCCGAAGCCGAGTCGGTCACGCTCCGTGCGCCCGCGGCGCTGGGCGAGGTCGATGTCGATCGGGAGTCGATCGAGCGCCTCGTGAGCGAGGACGTGCGGAACCGCCCAGTCGCGCCGGGGGATCGACTCCGGCTCGAACGGCTCTCGGAGATCGCGTTCACCGTCGACGAGGCCGACCCCGACGGGCGGGTTCGCGTCACCGACGACACGGCGGTCCGGCTGGTGATCGAGGGTGAAGCCGTCGAGTCGGGCCACTCCGGCGAAGTCGGGCAGTCCAAGGGAGTCGGGGGAGTGTCGACGACCGGGGTCGACCAGACGTCCGACAGCACGAGCGAGGACGCCGCCGGCGGCGCCGTCGACGTGACCGGAAGCGGCGGCACCAGCACCGGGGTCAGCTACGAGGACATCGGCGGGCTCGACGAGGAGCTCGACCTCGTCCGGGAGACGGTCGAACTCCCGCTCTCGAACCCCGAGCTGTTCGCCCGGCTTGGGATCGACCCGCCGAAAGGGGTGCTGCTGCACGGCCCGCCCGGGACGGGGAAGACGCTGATCGCGAAAGCCGTCGCCAACGAGGTCGACGCGACGTTCATTAGCATCTCCGGGCCGGAGATCATGAGCAAGTACAAAGGCGAGAGCGAGGAGCGCGTCCGGGAGGTGTTCGAGGCCGCACAGGCGGACGCGCCGGCGATCGTTTTCTTCGACGAGATCGACTCCGTCGCGCCCAAGCGCGAGGACGGCGGCGACGTGGAGAGCCGGGTCGTCGGCCAACTGCTCTCGCTGATGGACGGGCTGAACGCCCGCGGCGAAGTGGTCGTCATCGGCGCGACCAACCGCGTCGACGAGATCGACCCCGCGCTGCGCCGCGGCGGTCGGTTCGACCGGGAAATCGAGATCGGCGTCCCCGGAGAGGCCGGGCGCCGCGAGGTGCTCGAGGTCCACACGCGGAACATGCCGCTGGCCGACGACGTCCGGGTCGACCGACTGGCCGAGCGCACCCACGGGTTCACCGGCGCGGACCTCGCGTCGGTCGCGAAGGAGGCGGCGATGTCGTCGCTCCGGCGCGCGCGACGGGAGGGGACCGAAACCGCCGACAGCGAGCCCGAAACCGCCGTCGCGGCCGCCGACCTCACCGTCACGCGGTCGGACTTCGAGTCCGCGCTGGCGGCGGTCGAACCCAGCGCGATGCGGGAGTACGTCGCGGAGTCGCCGGAAGTCGGCTTCGACGACGTGGGCGGACAGGACGATGCGAAGGAGACGCTCGAACGTGCCGTTGCGTGGCCGCTCTCCTACGGCCCGCTGTTCGACGCCGTCGAGGCGTCGCCGCCGACGGGGGTGCTGCTGCACGGGCCCCCCGGGACGGGGAAGACGCTGCTCGCGAGAGCGATCGCCGGCGAGAGCGGCGTGAACTTCCTGCAGGTCGCCGGCCCGGAGCTGCTCGACCGCTACGTCGGCGAGAGCGAGAAGGCAGTCCGGGAGCTGTTCGAGCGCGCGAGACAGGCCGCCCCGGCGGTCGTCTTCTTCGACGAGATCGACGCCATCGCGACCGCCCGCGGCGGCGGAAGCGACTCCGAGGTCGGCGAGCGCGTGGTCTCCCAGCTGTTGACGGAACTCGACCGCGCCGCGGAGAACCCGAACCTCGTCGTGCTGGCGGCGACGAACCGCAAGGACGCGCTCGATCCTGCGCTCCTGCGGCCGGGGCGATTCGAGTCCCACGTCCACGTGCCCGCGCCGGGAGAGGACGCGCGGCGGGCGATCCTCGACGTGCACGTCGAGGGGAAGCCGCTCGACGACGACGTGGATCTCGACGCCATCGCGGCGTCGATGGCGGGGTACACGGGCGCGGACGTGGCCGCGGTCGTCCGCGAGGCGACGCTGCTGGCCGTCGAGGACGTGACGGACCGCTACGCGGGCGAGGAAGCCAACGACCACGCCGACGAGATCCGACTCACGGGGAGCCACTTCGAGCGGGCGCTCGACACGGTGGCGCCGTCGATATAG
- the rdfA gene encoding rod-determining factor RdfA encodes MSDSGTSNGAGRRGKVVQLIDAHELDGVGDRLERRWTASGDERLSLRDLAEEFNRELLRSTMAEAGMQPLDGEVDNTYRLLTGEDVSGADQTRTERRLRREGIDVDQLREEFVTYQAIRTYLKGHRGASYDVDAVDRVESEKKHIQRLRGRARTVTDSKLEQLEGNDEIDLGSFRTLVEVNVLCEDCDAQYDVETLLDRGGCDCEAT; translated from the coding sequence GTGAGCGATTCCGGAACGTCGAACGGCGCGGGCAGGCGGGGGAAAGTAGTACAGTTGATCGACGCACACGAGCTGGACGGCGTCGGCGACCGGCTGGAGCGACGCTGGACCGCTAGCGGCGACGAGCGGCTGAGCTTGCGCGACCTCGCCGAGGAGTTCAACCGCGAACTCCTGCGGAGTACGATGGCGGAGGCGGGGATGCAACCCCTCGACGGCGAGGTCGACAACACGTACCGACTCCTCACTGGCGAAGACGTCAGCGGTGCCGACCAGACTCGAACCGAGCGCCGGCTGCGGCGGGAAGGCATCGACGTCGACCAGCTCCGCGAGGAGTTCGTCACGTACCAAGCGATCCGTACGTATCTCAAGGGACACCGCGGCGCATCGTACGACGTGGATGCGGTCGATCGCGTCGAATCCGAGAAGAAACACATCCAACGACTCCGAGGGCGGGCTCGGACGGTCACCGACAGCAAACTGGAGCAGCTCGAAGGGAACGACGAGATCGACTTGGGGTCGTTCCGGACACTTGTCGAGGTGAACGTGCTGTGTGAGGACTGCGACGCACAGTACGACGTCGAGACGTTGCTTGACCGTGGTGGCTGTGACTGCGAAGCCACCTAA